The following coding sequences lie in one Kribbella sp. NBC_00709 genomic window:
- a CDS encoding VOC family protein codes for MLQLLGFIIDCPDPMKLAAFYSEVTGRAIMDGSHNNWAGIPFGEVDLAFQRVDDYRPPSWPDDEHPKQFHLDFEVDEIEPEQRRVVKLGATLEKDFIGPEGYGWQVYTDPVGHPFCLCRHKGVTWTDERVVWP; via the coding sequence GTGCTACAGCTCTTGGGTTTCATCATCGACTGCCCGGACCCGATGAAGCTGGCAGCCTTCTACAGCGAGGTGACGGGCCGCGCCATCATGGACGGCAGCCACAACAACTGGGCCGGCATCCCCTTCGGCGAGGTCGACCTGGCCTTCCAGCGGGTGGATGACTACCGCCCTCCGAGCTGGCCCGACGACGAACACCCCAAGCAGTTCCACCTCGACTTCGAAGTGGACGAAATCGAGCCCGAACAGCGACGCGTCGTCAAGCTTGGCGCGACACTGGAGAAGGACTTCATCGGACCCGAGGGCTACGGCTGGCAGGTCTACACCGATCCGGTCGGGCATCCCTTCTGCCTGTGCCGCCACAAAGGGGTCACATGGACCGACGAACGGGTGGTGTGGCCCTAA
- a CDS encoding helix-turn-helix transcriptional regulator, with protein sequence MQQLTVTERDLRRMLDVVDHQRWDGAGREFPRDVLRALRELIPADDITFQVSRPHDRVFIGLEELTGTPPGLDDDCDELFWQLYWRHRTCSRPQRTGDHESVWMLSDYLSLRQLGNSEAGLWDRMNGVRSEIAVPFPEHDGEDRRMLLFRTTGPGFSERERLILQLLRPHLVDIRRDLERRRAGIPDLTTRQWELLRLVAAGHSNTQIARRLFVAEGTVRKHLENIYERLGVNSRTAAVATAFPVADSA encoded by the coding sequence ATGCAACAGTTGACGGTCACCGAACGCGATCTGCGCCGGATGCTCGACGTCGTCGATCACCAGCGGTGGGACGGCGCCGGCCGGGAGTTCCCGCGCGACGTCCTCCGCGCTCTCCGCGAGCTGATCCCCGCCGACGACATCACGTTCCAGGTGAGCCGGCCACACGATCGCGTCTTCATCGGTCTGGAGGAGCTGACCGGCACGCCTCCAGGGCTGGACGACGACTGCGACGAGCTGTTCTGGCAGTTGTACTGGCGGCACAGGACCTGCAGCCGGCCCCAGCGAACCGGTGACCACGAAAGCGTCTGGATGCTGTCCGACTACCTGTCCCTGCGCCAGTTGGGGAACAGCGAGGCCGGCCTGTGGGACCGGATGAACGGGGTGCGTAGCGAGATCGCGGTGCCGTTCCCGGAGCACGACGGCGAGGACCGCCGGATGCTCCTGTTCCGGACCACAGGGCCCGGCTTCTCGGAACGTGAGCGGTTGATTCTTCAGCTGCTCCGGCCGCACCTGGTCGATATCCGCCGCGACCTGGAGCGCCGCCGCGCCGGGATCCCCGATCTGACCACCCGTCAGTGGGAGTTGCTGCGCCTGGTCGCCGCCGGGCACAGCAACACGCAGATCGCCCGCCGGCTATTCGTTGCCGAGGGCACCGTTCGCAAGCACCTGGAGAACATCTACGAGCGCCTCGGCGTGAACAGCCGAACCGCGGCCGTCGCTACGGCATTCCCGGTCGCCGACTCGGCCTAG
- a CDS encoding AraC family transcriptional regulator: MIELHLAAPPEVVNVGAGIHGVRKRRDVFRLPDLWQLHVYNYTAELTLDGTAYTVAPGYVSITPAGASVQFDYLGRSEHLYAHFRPQRVGSPSHVPAVQDATANAPLLSTLLRSAIESSPSGSGRTTAEVWTALWRIADLTPATTEAGHPAVAAAIAYIEANLAQPLTVPALARLAGVSHNHLTRLFQHETGHTVIAYIRTRRMNRARHLLVSSTLSIPAVAASVGISDLQAFNKTCHRELGASPRAVRNAVAGVGSGG, from the coding sequence ATGATCGAACTGCATCTGGCCGCTCCGCCCGAGGTGGTGAACGTCGGCGCGGGGATCCACGGGGTGCGCAAGCGGAGGGATGTCTTCCGTCTGCCGGACCTCTGGCAGCTGCACGTGTACAACTACACCGCCGAGCTCACGCTGGACGGGACGGCGTACACCGTGGCTCCTGGATATGTCTCCATCACGCCTGCTGGGGCCTCGGTGCAGTTCGACTATCTGGGGCGCTCGGAACACCTGTACGCGCATTTCCGTCCTCAGCGGGTGGGCTCGCCTTCACACGTCCCCGCAGTACAGGATGCGACTGCGAATGCTCCGTTGCTGTCCACTCTGCTGCGGTCCGCGATCGAGTCGTCCCCATCCGGGTCGGGTCGCACTACGGCGGAGGTCTGGACCGCGCTGTGGCGCATCGCCGACCTGACGCCCGCCACGACCGAGGCCGGGCACCCGGCGGTCGCCGCGGCGATCGCGTACATCGAAGCGAACCTCGCACAGCCGTTGACCGTGCCCGCGCTGGCCCGACTCGCCGGCGTCTCGCACAACCACCTGACTCGCCTCTTCCAGCACGAGACCGGTCACACCGTGATCGCCTACATCCGCACCCGGCGGATGAATCGAGCCCGGCATCTGCTCGTCTCGTCCACCCTGTCCATCCCGGCCGTGGCTGCCTCGGTGGGCATCTCCGACCTGCAAGCCTTCAACAAGACCTGCCACCGCGAGCTCGGCGCATCGCCGCGGGCGGTGCGTAATGCGGTGGCCGGGGTCGGGTCAGGGGGCTAG
- a CDS encoding YajQ family cyclic di-GMP-binding protein produces the protein MASESSFDIVNKVDRQEVDNAVNQAAKEISQRFDFKNVDAGIKWSGEAIDMQANTEERVSAVLDVFKDKLVKRQISLKGLDAEEPKLSGKIYKISATIDAGITQENAKKLSKLIRDEGPKGVKAQIQGEELRVSSKSRDDLQSVQSLIKGQDLDFAVQFVNYR, from the coding sequence ATGGCTTCGGAGTCCTCCTTCGACATCGTGAACAAGGTGGACCGTCAGGAGGTGGACAACGCCGTGAACCAGGCGGCGAAGGAGATCAGCCAGCGGTTCGACTTCAAGAACGTGGATGCCGGGATCAAGTGGTCCGGTGAGGCGATCGACATGCAGGCGAACACCGAGGAGCGGGTGAGCGCCGTGCTGGACGTGTTCAAGGACAAGCTGGTGAAGCGGCAGATCTCGCTCAAGGGGCTGGACGCGGAGGAGCCGAAGCTGTCCGGGAAGATCTACAAGATCTCCGCGACGATCGACGCCGGCATCACCCAGGAGAACGCGAAGAAGCTGTCCAAGCTGATCCGTGACGAGGGCCCGAAGGGCGTGAAGGCGCAGATCCAGGGCGAGGAGCTCCGCGTCTCCAGCAAGAGCCGTGACGATCTGCAGTCCGTGCAGTCCCTGATCAAGGGCCAGGACCTGGACTTCGCCGTCCAGTTCGTCAACTACCGCTAG
- a CDS encoding YciI family protein, whose amino-acid sequence MTQYLVYCRDRAGTGELKAQLTEEHWAFMDRYAGELIARGPTLTEDREESTGSLHIVDLPDEEALRAFAYDEPYYLGGAFDTVELFRFDNHTGRTMWEFTAAVEGYGRYLVLTKDGPRPVTSEHLIVYGDLLDGDVHVGRAALVEAPDAAVAAELVQAADAEVHPWEFGGRR is encoded by the coding sequence GTGACGCAGTACCTCGTCTACTGCCGCGACCGCGCCGGCACCGGCGAGCTGAAGGCCCAGCTGACCGAGGAGCACTGGGCCTTCATGGACAGGTACGCCGGGGAGCTGATCGCCCGCGGCCCGACCCTCACCGAGGATCGCGAGGAATCGACCGGCAGCCTGCACATCGTCGACCTCCCGGACGAGGAAGCACTGAGGGCCTTCGCGTACGACGAGCCGTACTACCTGGGCGGCGCCTTCGACACGGTCGAGCTGTTCCGCTTCGACAACCACACCGGCCGCACGATGTGGGAGTTCACGGCCGCGGTCGAGGGCTACGGCCGCTACCTCGTCCTCACGAAGGACGGCCCGCGACCGGTGACGTCGGAGCACCTCATCGTGTACGGCGACCTGCTCGACGGCGACGTACACGTCGGCCGGGCCGCACTCGTCGAAGCGCCCGACGCGGCAGTTGCCGCCGAGCTGGTGCAGGCCGCGGATGCCGAGGTACATCCCTGGGAGTTCGGCGGCAGGCGGTAG
- a CDS encoding SRPBCC family protein: protein MTSKEQADPRILGTLRSADGKGIARIEDQFATDINDLWSALTDPTRLAHWLGEFTGDLHVGGTFDAHFFSSGAESTGRVDTCEPPHHFTVTTKGLHAPNEHIVEATLSASGAGTTLVIEQRGLRLDWLPAFAAGLQIHIEDLAAHLTGGDRCDSDARMTELIPAYEALTIASESS from the coding sequence GTGACCAGCAAAGAACAAGCAGACCCTCGAATCCTGGGCACCCTGCGCTCAGCCGACGGCAAGGGAATCGCGCGCATCGAGGACCAGTTCGCCACCGACATCAACGATCTGTGGTCGGCCCTCACCGATCCCACCCGCCTGGCTCACTGGCTGGGCGAGTTCACAGGCGACCTCCACGTGGGCGGCACTTTCGACGCCCATTTCTTCTCCAGCGGCGCAGAATCCACCGGCCGGGTAGACACCTGCGAACCACCCCACCACTTCACGGTGACCACAAAAGGCCTGCACGCACCGAACGAACACATAGTCGAAGCCACCCTGAGCGCTTCCGGCGCCGGCACCACCCTCGTAATCGAGCAACGCGGCCTCCGCCTGGACTGGCTCCCCGCCTTCGCCGCAGGCCTCCAAATCCATATCGAAGACCTGGCCGCCCACCTGACCGGCGGCGACCGCTGCGATTCCGACGCCCGCATGACCGAACTGATCCCCGCCTACGAGGCCCTCACGATCGCCAGTGAGAGCTCCTGA
- a CDS encoding GNAT family N-acetyltransferase, with amino-acid sequence MEPLGLAAWPPEPIKTERLILREPEARDRTAFIELLASPDVNAYLGGPRPRAELERDLPDIPERWPGSFAVELDGAMIGHILLRRATTHRHPAATGKADLGYLFLPQTWGSGYATEACTAALTWFDTTHPHEPLILTTQSANHPSMHLAQKLGFTELERFTAWEAEQWLGQRPPQTPPT; translated from the coding sequence ATGGAACCCCTGGGACTCGCCGCCTGGCCACCTGAGCCGATCAAAACCGAGCGCCTGATCCTCCGCGAACCCGAGGCACGAGACCGTACTGCGTTCATCGAACTACTCGCCTCCCCAGACGTGAACGCCTATCTCGGCGGCCCCCGCCCACGCGCCGAACTCGAACGCGACCTACCCGACATCCCCGAACGCTGGCCCGGCAGCTTCGCCGTCGAGCTCGACGGCGCCATGATCGGCCACATCCTCCTCAGAAGAGCAACCACCCACCGCCACCCCGCCGCCACCGGAAAAGCCGACCTCGGCTACCTCTTCCTCCCCCAAACCTGGGGCTCCGGCTACGCCACCGAGGCCTGCACAGCAGCCCTCACCTGGTTCGACACCACCCACCCCCACGAGCCACTGATCCTCACCACCCAGTCCGCCAACCACCCCTCGATGCACCTAGCCCAAAAACTAGGCTTCACCGAACTAGAACGCTTCACGGCCTGGGAAGCCGAACAATGGCTAGGCCAAAGACCCCCACAAACACCACCCACCTGA
- a CDS encoding outer membrane protein assembly factor BamB family protein: MAGLREYWDESLPEALRDEVIRRYGGKRIAYRERYLTVVLTAFEALEQLCTDPIAVRLAAWFHRAERSTEASALLAEELLPKYDVSPVRTAEVARLVRLTGGPHVAESDANGNVLLDAVESVYADPRYATHASEVRRDAGYDVEGRRQLVEALLKDRIYRTQLAYDRYETAARANLTDELTTLDGLTPHPWRGWQRAALAVTAVLSAFVAFVAGVAAVRAPWRVPEYSGDSVWPAVVLMLAALVAVAVVYSAVVRNARVMAAAPAVVGVIGALVVWLTTPDTNGASGVGERVPFLMILSVLLIVAGAAAFAATRFTPTPGRNRGQRLAGLGAVVVVFLAIFLVIDPLQRAYLLSANEYLDGQHQPANLDVRTDFAGGPLWTSKSNVQSLVATAHGIAIARGRGTVEMLDPATGQSRWRYTRADTDDAPHLYALNGGQQVLASYEDLGYVALDADTGQRKAAWPQSTRDYDIDDNDPLITGKSVSKGSDKLYGTNLDGSNRWTYEPGRCTGIGASATPDTVVVQLGHSCGSDPDQLVGLNLKNGKKLWTHDGSLSDLTTVGGLVVGLQSERYGPLVGVDPRSGDIKWRAEIPSDWTCPLQMESAGNHVALVSCPGDAENRTDSVVEVVDAGTGKVESTTPVQVGFGQRYAVTTDGVVVLAGPYSGGTCRLATVSDGAVGYYNVDDSVLCGYGVRTAGNLVLVSGEDGLIALR, from the coding sequence GTGGCTGGGCTTCGGGAGTACTGGGACGAGTCGTTGCCGGAGGCACTGAGAGATGAGGTGATCCGGCGGTACGGCGGGAAGCGCATCGCGTACCGGGAGCGCTATCTCACCGTCGTGCTGACGGCGTTCGAGGCGCTGGAGCAGCTGTGCACGGACCCGATCGCGGTGCGGTTGGCTGCCTGGTTCCATCGGGCAGAGCGCAGTACCGAGGCGTCGGCACTGCTGGCGGAGGAGTTGCTGCCGAAGTACGACGTGAGCCCGGTGCGGACCGCCGAAGTCGCCCGGCTCGTCCGGCTGACAGGCGGCCCGCACGTCGCCGAGTCGGATGCCAACGGCAACGTTTTGCTGGACGCCGTCGAGTCCGTGTACGCGGATCCGCGCTATGCGACGCACGCATCCGAAGTACGCCGGGACGCCGGGTACGACGTGGAAGGCCGACGTCAGCTGGTCGAGGCGTTGCTCAAAGACCGGATCTACCGGACGCAACTCGCCTACGACCGGTACGAGACGGCAGCGCGGGCGAACCTCACCGACGAACTGACCACCCTCGACGGCTTGACGCCCCACCCGTGGCGCGGTTGGCAGCGGGCCGCGCTGGCGGTGACGGCGGTGCTGTCGGCGTTCGTGGCGTTCGTCGCGGGAGTGGCCGCGGTACGGGCGCCCTGGCGCGTCCCGGAGTACAGCGGTGACTCGGTCTGGCCCGCCGTCGTACTCATGCTTGCCGCGCTCGTCGCCGTCGCCGTCGTGTACAGCGCCGTAGTCCGCAATGCCCGCGTCATGGCCGCCGCTCCGGCCGTCGTCGGCGTCATCGGGGCCCTGGTCGTCTGGCTCACCACCCCGGATACCAACGGCGCTTCGGGTGTCGGCGAGCGGGTCCCGTTCCTGATGATCCTGTCCGTCCTCCTCATCGTGGCCGGTGCGGCGGCCTTCGCAGCCACCAGATTCACGCCGACCCCAGGTCGGAACCGCGGCCAGCGGCTCGCGGGTCTCGGCGCGGTCGTCGTTGTGTTCCTCGCGATCTTCCTCGTCATCGACCCGCTCCAGCGCGCCTACCTGCTCAGCGCGAACGAGTACCTCGACGGGCAGCACCAGCCGGCCAACCTCGACGTACGCACGGACTTCGCCGGCGGACCGCTCTGGACCAGCAAGAGCAACGTGCAGAGCCTCGTCGCGACCGCCCACGGCATCGCGATCGCCCGCGGACGTGGCACCGTCGAGATGCTCGACCCTGCGACCGGCCAATCGCGTTGGCGCTACACCCGTGCCGACACCGACGACGCACCGCATCTCTACGCGCTGAACGGCGGCCAGCAGGTGCTCGCGTCGTACGAGGACCTCGGGTACGTCGCCCTCGATGCCGACACCGGCCAACGCAAAGCCGCGTGGCCGCAGAGCACCCGCGACTACGACATCGACGACAACGATCCGCTCATCACCGGCAAGTCGGTCAGCAAGGGCTCCGACAAGCTGTACGGCACGAACCTCGACGGCTCGAACCGCTGGACGTACGAGCCCGGTCGCTGCACCGGCATCGGCGCCTCCGCCACCCCGGACACGGTCGTCGTACAGCTCGGCCACAGCTGCGGTAGCGACCCGGACCAACTCGTCGGTCTCAACCTGAAGAACGGCAAGAAGCTCTGGACCCACGACGGCTCACTGAGCGATCTGACGACGGTCGGCGGCCTCGTCGTCGGCCTGCAATCCGAGCGGTACGGGCCGCTGGTCGGCGTCGATCCGCGCTCCGGCGACATCAAGTGGCGGGCGGAGATCCCGTCCGACTGGACCTGCCCGCTCCAGATGGAGTCGGCCGGCAACCACGTCGCACTGGTCAGCTGCCCGGGCGATGCCGAGAACCGGACGGACAGCGTCGTCGAGGTCGTCGATGCCGGCACCGGGAAGGTCGAGTCGACGACCCCGGTGCAGGTCGGGTTCGGCCAGCGGTACGCCGTCACGACGGACGGCGTCGTGGTTCTGGCCGGTCCGTACAGCGGTGGGACCTGCCGCTTGGCGACGGTCAGCGACGGCGCCGTCGGCTATTACAACGTCGACGACTCCGTCCTGTGCGGGTACGGCGTCCGAACGGCCGGGAACCTGGTCCTGGTCAGCGGCGAGGACGGGTTGATCGCGCTGAGATAG
- a CDS encoding phosphotransferase enzyme family protein, which produces MGETLLRKWLLADFGLEVVELTPVAYGADVAAQVWRAGTATNAYAVKWSGAGTNTGHQVAAFLADSGLPGVPEMIRTTEGGLWSVHAKKRLTITPWIDGVRAAQGGLTEEQWSEYGVLIRRVHDSEPPHRLRDALPVRSHIDVRTPAIAEQVRTRLETPDGEVEEELAAVWTQYEHVITDLLTNRPPAPTGPRVVCHGDPHLGNVLVDEHLHLIDWDDVIYAPREQDLMFMLGGMGDVGPTTPTQRDAFLTGYGPHAIDDDAIHYYRHVRAFEDVIGWSHQAITGPDNKDALTVAKGVLDHGLAALAVSAER; this is translated from the coding sequence GTGGGTGAGACGTTGCTGCGGAAGTGGTTGCTGGCGGATTTCGGGCTCGAGGTGGTGGAGCTCACACCGGTGGCGTACGGCGCGGACGTCGCGGCGCAGGTGTGGAGGGCCGGTACGGCGACCAATGCGTACGCCGTGAAGTGGAGCGGCGCCGGGACGAACACGGGCCACCAGGTGGCGGCGTTCTTGGCGGACAGCGGGCTGCCCGGCGTACCGGAGATGATCCGGACCACTGAGGGCGGGCTGTGGAGTGTTCACGCGAAGAAGCGGCTGACGATCACGCCGTGGATCGACGGGGTCCGCGCGGCGCAGGGCGGGCTGACGGAGGAGCAGTGGTCGGAGTACGGCGTACTCATCCGGCGAGTGCATGATTCGGAGCCACCGCACCGGCTGCGGGATGCGCTGCCGGTGCGGAGTCACATCGACGTACGGACGCCGGCGATCGCGGAGCAGGTACGCACGCGGCTCGAGACGCCGGATGGCGAGGTCGAGGAGGAGCTGGCGGCGGTGTGGACGCAGTACGAGCACGTCATCACCGACCTGCTCACCAACCGTCCGCCGGCGCCGACCGGCCCGCGGGTGGTCTGCCACGGCGACCCGCACCTCGGCAACGTCCTGGTCGATGAGCATCTCCACCTCATCGACTGGGACGACGTCATCTATGCACCCCGGGAACAGGACCTGATGTTCATGCTCGGCGGCATGGGCGACGTCGGCCCTACCACACCGACCCAGCGTGACGCCTTCCTGACCGGCTACGGTCCCCACGCCATCGACGACGACGCCATCCACTACTACCGCCACGTCAGAGCCTTCGAAGACGTCATCGGCTGGTCCCACCAAGCCATCACCGGCCCCGACAACAAGGACGCGCTGACCGTGGCCAAGGGCGTCCTCGACCACGGTCTGGCGGCTTTGGCGGTCAGTGCCGAGCGGTGA
- a CDS encoding fibronectin type III domain-containing protein: MIDDEELFESHFSRRGILASAAVLTGGALLTTTAPAQAAPVLQSAPAADPVTTPRVGGLHLQFGVDASTEVVVSWHSRQPVRRPRVLLGGPDGDFERTVTAVSTSYTDAKSGQNVYVHHARISRLRAGNEYVYAAVHEGAEAEFGTFHTAPKGRAKFTFTSFGDQGTPTLGKRYVPPAGVTIPNPPFVNDNLGSPAAGDVTAGVERVRPLFHLFNGDLCYANLADDRVRTWNDFWENNTRSARNRPWMPSAGNHENELGNGPIGYEAYQTYFSLPRQAGQTEVTRGLWYAFTVGSVRVISLANDDVCYQDGGNSYVRGYSEGAQKAWLEKELKATRADHDIDWVVVCMHQVVVSSADQANGADLGIRQEWVPLFDKYGVDLVVCGHEHHYERSHPIRGQQPNQTLTPIPTATRTDVVDTSKGTVHMVIGGGGTSVGSNGVLFNPPACRVITSVGVPDPTTGKRPPVYVQEPAPWSASRNAAHPYGFAAFTVDPGHPGGQTTMAVTYYDVLGPGGELSEFESFTLKRPRRG, translated from the coding sequence GTGATCGATGACGAAGAGCTGTTCGAGTCGCACTTCTCACGGCGTGGAATTCTCGCGTCTGCCGCAGTCCTCACCGGTGGGGCCCTGCTGACCACTACAGCGCCGGCCCAGGCCGCTCCGGTTCTCCAGTCCGCGCCGGCCGCCGACCCGGTCACCACACCCCGGGTCGGCGGCCTGCACCTGCAGTTCGGCGTGGACGCGTCGACGGAGGTCGTCGTCTCCTGGCACAGCCGCCAGCCGGTACGACGGCCGCGCGTACTGCTCGGTGGTCCGGACGGGGACTTCGAGCGGACCGTGACCGCGGTCAGCACCAGCTACACCGACGCCAAGTCCGGGCAGAACGTGTACGTCCACCATGCTCGGATCAGCCGGCTGCGGGCCGGCAACGAGTACGTGTACGCCGCCGTACACGAAGGTGCCGAGGCAGAGTTCGGTACCTTCCACACCGCGCCGAAGGGCCGGGCCAAGTTCACCTTCACCAGCTTCGGCGACCAGGGCACGCCGACGCTGGGCAAGCGGTACGTGCCGCCGGCCGGCGTGACGATCCCGAACCCGCCGTTCGTGAACGACAACCTCGGCTCACCGGCCGCGGGCGACGTCACCGCCGGCGTGGAGCGGGTCCGGCCGCTGTTCCACCTGTTCAACGGGGACCTCTGCTACGCCAACCTGGCCGACGACCGCGTGCGGACCTGGAACGATTTCTGGGAGAACAACACCCGCAGCGCCCGCAACCGTCCGTGGATGCCGTCGGCCGGCAACCACGAGAACGAGCTCGGCAACGGCCCGATCGGCTACGAGGCGTACCAGACGTACTTCTCGCTTCCGCGGCAAGCCGGCCAGACGGAGGTGACGCGCGGTCTCTGGTACGCGTTCACGGTTGGCTCGGTGCGTGTGATCAGCCTGGCGAACGACGACGTCTGCTACCAGGACGGCGGCAACAGTTACGTCCGTGGGTACTCCGAGGGCGCGCAGAAAGCGTGGCTCGAGAAGGAGCTCAAGGCGACGCGCGCCGACCACGACATCGACTGGGTCGTGGTCTGCATGCACCAGGTCGTGGTCAGTAGCGCGGACCAGGCCAACGGCGCGGACCTCGGCATCCGGCAGGAGTGGGTGCCGCTGTTCGACAAGTACGGCGTAGACCTCGTGGTCTGCGGGCACGAGCACCACTACGAGCGCTCACATCCGATTCGCGGGCAGCAGCCCAATCAGACGCTGACGCCGATCCCGACCGCGACCCGGACCGACGTGGTGGACACGTCGAAGGGCACGGTCCACATGGTCATCGGCGGTGGCGGTACGTCGGTCGGCTCGAACGGCGTCCTGTTCAACCCGCCGGCCTGCCGCGTCATCACCTCGGTCGGCGTACCCGATCCGACCACGGGGAAGCGTCCGCCGGTGTACGTCCAGGAGCCGGCTCCGTGGTCGGCCTCGCGCAATGCCGCCCATCCGTACGGCTTTGCGGCGTTCACCGTCGACCCCGGTCACCCCGGCGGCCAGACCACGATGGCGGTCACGTACTACGACGTACTCGGTCCTGGCGGTGAGCTGTCGGAGTTCGAGTCGTTCACCCTGAAGCGACCGCGCCGCGGCTGA